From Syntrophorhabdaceae bacterium:
GAGATCAAGACTGTAGCCTGTCTCACGCACTTTGACGATCTCTGTGAGAAACCTGTTGATATCCGTGACGCTGTTTTCAGTGTACTTTGGAAGCCCCCGTTCTTTGAGAAAACTTCGTATTTCATCGTCCCCGAGAGTTGAAAGGAAGGCCTTGCAAAAAACCGATGCCGTGATAGGAAAACGGGTGCCGATAGGAGAAGAGATTTTCAGCTTTTTTCGTGTTTCTATGGTATCGAGCACCTTGATTGCGTTATCCTCTCTGGCGCAGAGAAAGGCTGTTTCGTCCACAAGTTCCACGAGCTTTTCGAGAAAAGGCCGTGCGATGGTTGTAAGCACATCCCCCTGAAGCACCGTCTTTGAAAGCTTGAACAGTTCCTGGCCCACGGCATATCGCTTGGAGGTCTTACTCTTGGTAATAAACCCCGTGTCTTGAAGCGCCTTGAGAATACCGAAAACGGTGCTTTTGCTGAGCCTCAATGCCCTGGCTATTTCGGTGACGCCAAGAGATTTGTTGCTCTCAACGATGAGTTTCAAGACATCAAGGGCTTTTTTTATGACCGGTGCGTCGTACA
This genomic window contains:
- a CDS encoding IclR family transcriptional regulator, with translation MYDAPVIKKALDVLKLIVESNKSLGVTEIARALRLSKSTVFGILKALQDTGFITKSKTSKRYAVGQELFKLSKTVLQGDVLTTIARPFLEKLVELVDETAFLCAREDNAIKVLDTIETRKKLKISSPIGTRFPITASVFCKAFLSTLGDDEIRSFLKERGLPKYTENSVTDINRFLTEIVKVRETGYSLDLEEYHMGVRAIASLIYSNGYPVASVSILGFTGSMTDDKIGVVAKHIVNTARDISDRLSQ